One Stenotrophomonas sp. SAU14A_NAIMI4_5 DNA segment encodes these proteins:
- a CDS encoding entericidin A/B family lipoprotein produces MKRVVALMLLSMFSVAMLAGCNTVAGAGKDVQKAGQSVEDAAKGN; encoded by the coding sequence ATGAAGCGTGTAGTTGCCCTGATGCTGTTGTCGATGTTCTCGGTGGCCATGCTGGCTGGCTGCAACACTGTTGCCGGCGCCGGCAAGGATGTGCAGAAGGCTGGCCAGTCGGTTGAGGATGCCGCCAAGGGCAACTGA
- a CDS encoding CsbD family protein — protein sequence MNKDIISGKWSQLKGKAQAKWGDLTNDDFDVAEGNAEYLAGRLQERYGWAKDRAEKEVHEFSDSVRKDYPDFK from the coding sequence ATGAACAAAGACATCATTTCCGGCAAGTGGTCGCAGCTCAAGGGCAAGGCCCAGGCCAAGTGGGGCGATCTGACCAACGACGATTTCGATGTGGCCGAGGGCAACGCCGAATACCTGGCGGGCCGTCTGCAGGAACGCTATGGCTGGGCCAAGGACCGTGCCGAGAAGGAAGTGCACGAGTTCTCCGACAGCGTCCGCAAGGATTATCCGGACTTCAAGTAA